A stretch of DNA from Sebaldella sp. S0638:
TTTCTTCTTCGGAAAGAAGATTTTTCAGACCTATTAATTTTTTGTTGTCATCAACATTAAAATTATTTTTCAAACCTTCTGCTACAAAAATAATATCATAGTTATTAACCATTGATTTCGCCTGTCCTACACTCATATGATCAATACTTGATTCAATTTTTAGTT
This window harbors:
- a CDS encoding PTS sugar transporter subunit IIB codes for the protein MLKVLAACGAGMGSSQIIKMKIKKVLDKLKIESSIDHMSVGQAKSMVNNYDIIFVAEGLKNNFNVDDNKKLIGLKNLLSEEEIEEKIKASLNLE